A part of Brachionichthys hirsutus isolate HB-005 unplaced genomic scaffold, CSIRO-AGI_Bhir_v1 contig_1037, whole genome shotgun sequence genomic DNA contains:
- the LOC137915972 gene encoding G-protein coupled receptor 183-like, protein MERNPSSPLDLNALPTQLPLNATMKPFSVFDGCEQQAEGILFDIALQCISVVVGIPANLFVIAVLIRHRKEPSTSDIFLGCLAFMDIYFGIMTPLTLLNLYLWQSKEVWSSIKFSYGVKDTSGPLFLSCICLDRCVAVLLPVMFGRLRHAKYRVGLTAVVLCLTFAYSAAKVVGGLPNFEKVFTCEVLVIFTRMVLCNACILWALKRSRGAGKDEMHPLKKKAFKTVLYILFIIVFNYLPPVALFPFEEYYTPDVFRCYVQPVGFAFLNVSSTIQSLVYLVRLEKAPCLSAASIKKCLSRVAGNGNEAPPAQTPPTQAQIQSGQMKDDDLCLSLFRA, encoded by the exons ATGGAGAGAAACCCCTCTTCGCCGCTCGACCTGAACGCTCTCCCAACTCAACTCCCTCTCAACGCCACCATGAAGCCCTTCAGCGTGTTTGATGGCTGCGAGCAGCAGGCGGAGGGAATCCTCTTTGACATCGCCCTGCAGTGCATCAGCGTGGTTGTGGGGATCCCCGCGAATCTATTCGTCATCGCAGTCCTCATCCGCCACCGCAAAGAGCCGTCCACTTCGGACATATTCTTGGGCTGCCTGGCATTCATGGACATCTACTTTGGCATCATGACCCCGTTGACCCTCCTCAACCTTTACCTCTGGCAGAGCAAAGAGGTGTGGTCTTCCATCAAGTTCTCGTACGGCGTGAAAGACACCAGCGGCCCGTTGTTTCTGTCCTGCATCTGCCTCGACCGCTGCGTGGCCGTGCTCTTGCCGGTTATGTTTGGGCGGCTTAGGCACGCCAAGTACAGGGTCGGCCTCACGGCGGTGGTGCTCTGCCTCACCTTTGCCTACTCTGCGGCCAAGGTTGTAGGAGGCCTCCCCAACTTTGAGAAAGTGTTCACATGTGAGGTCCTGGTAATATTTACCAGGATGGTTTTGTGCAACGCGTGCATCCTGTGGGCCCTGAAGAGGTCCCGCGGCGCGGGGAAAGACGAGATGCACCCCTTGAAGAAGAAGGCCTTCAAGACGGTGCTCTACATCCTGTTCATCATCGTGTTTAACTACCTGCCGCCTGTGGCGTTGTTTCCATTTGAAGAGTACTACACCCCCGATGTGTTTCGCTGCTACGTGCAGCCTGTGGGCTTCGCTTTCCTCAATGTCAGCAGCACCATCCAGTCTCTGGTCTATCTAGTGCGTCTGGAGAAGGCGCCTTGCCTCTCAGCTGCCTCGATCAAGAAGTGCCTTAGCCGTGTGGCTGGAAACGGCAATGAGGCCCCGCCTGCACAGACGCCACCCACTCAGGCCCAAATACAAAGTGGGCAAATGAAGGATGACGATCTCTGCCTTTCATTGTTCCGT GCTTAG